One genomic window of Onychomys torridus chromosome 19, mOncTor1.1, whole genome shotgun sequence includes the following:
- the Sft2d1 gene encoding vesicle transport protein SFT2A, with amino-acid sequence MEKLRRVLSGEDDEEQGLTSQVLDASSLSFNTRLKWFIICFVAGIFFSILGTGLLWLPNGVKLFAVFYTLGNLAALASTCFLMGPVKQLKKMFETTRLLATIIMLLCFVFTLCAALWWRKKGLALLFCILQFLSMTWYSLSYIPYARDAVLKCCSSIFS; translated from the exons ATGGAGAAGCTGCGGCGCGTCCTGAGCGGGGAGGACGACGAGGAGCAAGGCCTGACGTCGCAG GTTCTGGATGCCTCATCCCTTAGCTTCAACACCAGATTGAAGTGGTTCATCATATGCTTTGTTGCTGGCATTTTCTTTTCAATCCTT GGAACTGGTTTGCTGTGGCTCCCCAATGGCGTTAAGCTCTTTGCTGTATTTTATACCCTTGGCAACCTTGCTGCGCTGGCCAG TACATGCTTCTTAATGGGACCTGTGAAGCAGCTGAAGAAAATGTTTGAAACGACAAGATTGCTTGCCACAATTATTATGCTT CTGTGCTTCGTGTTTACCCTGTGTGCTGCTCTGTGG TGGCGGAAGAAGGGGCTGGCTTTACTCTTCTGCATATTGCAGTTCCTGTCGATGACCTG GTACAGTCTGTCCTACATCCCGTATGCAAG GGATGCGGTGCTCAAGTGCTGTTCCTCCATCTTCAGTTGA